In a single window of the Raphanus sativus cultivar WK10039 unplaced genomic scaffold, ASM80110v3 Scaffold4437, whole genome shotgun sequence genome:
- the LOC130507382 gene encoding cytokinin riboside 5'-monophosphate phosphoribohydrolase LOG2-like, whose amino-acid sequence MEETKSRFRRICVFCGSSSGKKATYHDAALQLAHQLVERKIDLVYGGGSVGLMGLISQAVHDGGRHVLGYLFRLSLQISIIYTY is encoded by the exons ATGGAAGAGACAAAATCAAGATTCAGGAGGATCTGTGTCTTCTGCGGAAGCAGTTCCGGCAAAAAAGCCACTTATCACGACGCTGCTCTCCAACTCGCCCACCAATTG GTGGAGAGAAAGATCGATTTGGTGTATGGAGGAGGAAGCGTGGGGCTAATGGGTCTCATATCTCAGGCTGTTCATGATGGTGGTCGTCATGTCCTTGGGTATCTATTCCGTCTCTCTCTACAAATTTCGATTATTTACAcctattaa